In Paenibacillus sp. FSL R7-0345, a single window of DNA contains:
- a CDS encoding flavocytochrome c gives MKKKPAAALLLILSVILVIAGCGNGNNSTNAGNNTNESKSTNSPASATEAPKATEAVSGASVASYTPLDQLKESYDIIIVGAGGAGMTAALEAKAKGLSPVIFEKMPVAGGNTTKSSSGMNASETKFQKEQGIEDNNDLFYEQTLKGGHDTNDTEMLRFFVDNSAAAIDWLDSIGIRLNNITITGGMNEKRTHRPEDGSAIGQYLVKGLVQNVQEQGIPLFVNADVKEITQQDGKANGVKVLFNQVDEKTITGKAVVVTTGGFGSNMEMITEVRPDLEGYVTTNQVGSTGDGIKMILAMGGMTVDMDQIQVHPTVQQEKSYLIGEAVRGEGGLLVSNEGTRFTNELDTRDKVTAAINGLPEKAAYLIFDSGVKSRVKAIEQYEKMGFVIQGDSVQALAEAMEVPADKLQATVDTWNTAVANKQDAGFGRTTGMDNDLSAGPFYAIKIAPGIHYTMGGVKINTNTEVLNKDGQPIAGLYAAGEVTGGLHGQNRIGGNSVAEIIIFGRQAGIKSAEYVQAQ, from the coding sequence ATGAAAAAGAAACCAGCAGCCGCACTACTTCTTATTCTCTCCGTTATTCTGGTGATCGCGGGATGCGGTAACGGAAACAACAGCACTAATGCGGGCAATAACACAAATGAGAGCAAGAGCACAAATAGCCCGGCAAGCGCAACGGAAGCGCCTAAGGCAACCGAAGCTGTATCCGGGGCATCAGTAGCGAGCTATACACCACTGGATCAGTTAAAAGAGAGCTACGACATTATCATTGTCGGTGCGGGCGGTGCCGGTATGACCGCTGCGCTTGAAGCGAAAGCCAAGGGGCTGAGCCCTGTTATTTTTGAAAAAATGCCCGTAGCCGGAGGTAACACAACAAAATCCTCTTCCGGGATGAACGCATCAGAGACCAAGTTCCAGAAGGAGCAGGGCATCGAGGACAACAACGATTTATTTTATGAGCAGACCCTGAAAGGCGGGCACGATACCAACGACACAGAAATGCTCCGTTTCTTCGTTGACAATTCTGCAGCAGCAATTGACTGGCTGGATTCAATCGGTATCCGGCTGAACAATATCACCATAACCGGCGGTATGAATGAGAAGCGTACACATCGTCCGGAAGACGGCTCGGCGATCGGGCAGTATCTGGTAAAAGGGCTTGTACAGAATGTTCAGGAGCAGGGAATTCCGTTATTCGTTAACGCTGATGTCAAAGAAATTACACAGCAGGACGGGAAGGCTAACGGCGTGAAAGTCCTATTTAACCAGGTTGATGAAAAAACAATTACAGGTAAAGCTGTCGTTGTTACCACCGGCGGTTTCGGCTCCAATATGGAGATGATTACTGAAGTCAGACCTGATCTGGAAGGGTATGTGACCACAAATCAGGTGGGCAGCACCGGTGACGGCATCAAAATGATTCTGGCGATGGGCGGGATGACTGTTGACATGGATCAGATCCAGGTTCACCCGACTGTACAGCAGGAAAAGTCTTACCTGATCGGCGAAGCGGTCCGCGGTGAAGGCGGTCTTCTAGTTTCAAATGAAGGCACACGGTTCACCAATGAACTGGACACCCGTGATAAAGTAACTGCAGCCATCAACGGCCTGCCTGAAAAAGCAGCCTATCTGATATTCGATTCCGGCGTGAAGTCCCGCGTCAAAGCCATTGAGCAGTATGAAAAAATGGGCTTTGTCATCCAGGGCGACTCGGTCCAGGCGTTGGCTGAAGCGATGGAGGTTCCTGCCGATAAGCTGCAGGCAACAGTAGACACCTGGAACACTGCGGTTGCTAATAAACAGGATGCCGGGTTCGGCAGAACAACCGGGATGGACAATGATCTGTCCGCAGGGCCTTTCTATGCGATAAAAATTGCACCGGGGATCCACTACACCATGGGCGGCGTAAAAATCAACACGAACACCGAAGTGCTGAATAAAGATGGCCAGCCGATCGCCGGCCTGTATGCTGCCGGTGAAGTGACAGGCGGACTGCACGGGCAGAACCGGATTGGCGGTAACTCCGTTGCCGAAATTATTATCTTCGGCCGTCAGGCCGGTATTAAGTCTGCCGAGTATGTGCAGGCGCAATAA
- a CDS encoding FAD-dependent oxidoreductase, whose translation MKLNSGKMPWEATYTSHPVYPSLEGDISCDCLIVGGGMGGASMAYRLSLSGASTVLIEKRDIAGGSSHANTGLLQIANDKTLTSCINTFGEANGVLFYKLCQEALGKILELPTKLDIDTQIIPRSSLLYASTPEDVALLRQEHETLNAHGFHSEFWDEDKVRAHYSFSKPAALYSKGDAETNPFRMVHSLIDKAHSGGVRIYEHTRATHYEYHADGVTCYTEHGRIFAKHVVFAMGYETQEMKKDRGAELINTYAIKTRPLAKLPKWHERSLLWETARPYLYFRTTRDNCIIAGGRDEQLTDPERREVRVLSQCQQLLEEVEALFPEVKGIGAEYCWGAVFGTTRDGLPYMGPHPDYPHCYFIEGYGGNGTAYSMIAAELLADTLAGRNRPELELFSLSRSAKPVPAPAVEA comes from the coding sequence ATGAAACTTAACAGCGGAAAGATGCCATGGGAAGCCACTTATACCAGCCATCCGGTATATCCTTCATTGGAGGGAGATATATCCTGCGACTGCCTGATTGTCGGCGGAGGCATGGGCGGTGCCTCGATGGCCTACCGTTTATCGCTCAGCGGTGCTTCAACTGTCCTGATCGAAAAACGGGACATCGCCGGAGGGAGCTCCCACGCCAATACCGGCCTGCTGCAAATCGCCAATGATAAAACACTGACCTCATGCATTAATACATTCGGTGAAGCAAACGGAGTATTGTTTTATAAGCTGTGCCAAGAAGCTCTCGGCAAAATTCTGGAGCTGCCTACAAAGCTCGATATTGATACCCAGATCATCCCGCGCAGCAGCCTGCTCTATGCCAGCACACCGGAAGATGTTGCGCTGCTCCGGCAAGAGCACGAAACGCTGAACGCCCACGGGTTTCACTCGGAATTTTGGGATGAGGACAAGGTCCGGGCCCATTATTCATTCTCCAAACCGGCAGCTCTGTACTCCAAGGGGGATGCTGAAACGAACCCGTTCCGGATGGTCCATAGTCTGATCGACAAGGCGCATTCCGGCGGTGTCCGTATATATGAGCACACCCGGGCCACTCATTATGAGTACCATGCTGACGGGGTTACCTGTTACACCGAGCATGGCCGGATTTTTGCAAAGCATGTAGTCTTTGCTATGGGCTATGAGACGCAGGAGATGAAAAAAGACCGGGGGGCAGAGCTTATCAACACGTATGCCATCAAAACCCGGCCGCTGGCCAAGCTGCCTAAATGGCATGAGCGGAGCCTGCTGTGGGAGACAGCAAGGCCTTATCTGTACTTCCGCACCACTCGTGACAACTGTATTATTGCCGGCGGTAGAGACGAACAGCTTACCGATCCGGAGCGGCGTGAGGTCCGGGTGCTTTCCCAGTGCCAGCAGCTGCTTGAGGAGGTCGAGGCACTGTTTCCGGAGGTTAAAGGTATCGGGGCAGAATATTGCTGGGGGGCTGTATTCGGCACTACCCGGGACGGTCTGCCTTATATGGGCCCGCATCCGGATTATCCGCATTGCTATTTCATTGAAGGCTACGGAGGCAACGGAACGGCCTACAGCATGATTGCAGCTGAGCTGCTGGCTGATACGCTTGCTGGCCGAAACCGCCCGGAGCTGGAGCTGTTCTCGCTCTCCCGTAGCGCGAAGCCGGTGCCGGCTCCTGCTGTAGAGGCGTAG
- a CDS encoding spore coat protein — translation MYAQNGTAFMADEDLLNTVLADLKRTVREYTTAATESNCPTVRRVFNDLTMDTLRLQGDLYNQMSQLNMYTAPGKALRQDVDKQIQTAHQTQAKCQQFVQQKTGGAGAYNQAAGVPVHQPNVQSHNPYYM, via the coding sequence GTGTACGCACAAAACGGAACCGCATTTATGGCAGACGAGGATTTGCTCAATACTGTTCTGGCGGATTTAAAGCGCACGGTTCGTGAATATACGACCGCTGCAACGGAGTCGAATTGTCCGACAGTCCGCCGGGTCTTCAATGACCTGACCATGGATACGCTGCGGCTGCAGGGGGATTTGTATAACCAGATGTCACAGCTGAACATGTACACTGCACCGGGAAAAGCGCTGCGTCAGGATGTGGATAAGCAGATCCAGACCGCTCATCAGACGCAGGCCAAATGCCAGCAGTTTGTGCAGCAGAAAACTGGGGGCGCCGGAGCATACAATCAGGCTGCGGGAGTACCGGTGCATCAGCCGAATGTACAAAGTCATAACCCTTACTATATGTAA
- a CDS encoding Lrp/AsnC family transcriptional regulator: MKEMDELKRKVLELLKEDARSSAALMATLLGAEEEDVKTAIEQMEKDHVIVKYATVVNWDKVSDERVTALIEVQITPERGRGFEGIAERIYLYPQVKSVYLMSGAYDLLVEVEGRNLREVANFVSEKLSPIDSVLSTKTNFTLKKYKQDGIIFEEHEEDNRLLISP; the protein is encoded by the coding sequence ATGAAGGAAATGGACGAATTAAAGAGGAAAGTGCTGGAACTGCTCAAGGAGGACGCCCGGAGCTCTGCGGCGCTGATGGCGACCCTGCTTGGAGCGGAGGAAGAAGATGTCAAGACAGCGATTGAGCAGATGGAAAAGGATCACGTCATCGTCAAATATGCGACGGTCGTGAACTGGGATAAAGTGAGCGACGAGCGGGTAACCGCACTGATCGAAGTGCAGATTACACCTGAGCGCGGACGCGGCTTTGAAGGTATAGCTGAGCGTATTTATCTGTATCCGCAGGTTAAATCGGTCTATCTGATGTCAGGTGCGTATGATCTGCTGGTCGAAGTAGAGGGACGTAACCTCCGCGAGGTCGCCAATTTTGTATCCGAGAAGCTCTCGCCGATTGATTCGGTGCTTTCAACCAAAACCAACTTTACACTCAAAAAATACAAACAGGACGGTATCATCTTTGAAGAGCATGAAGAAGACAATCGCCTGCTGATATCTCCGTAA
- a CDS encoding aminotransferase class I/II-fold pyridoxal phosphate-dependent enzyme, whose amino-acid sequence MITNNQKQTGESDKSMNSYLAPLVQQIQPSGIRKFFDLAAGSKDIISLGVGEPDFKTPWHVREACVYSLERGFTGYTSNAGMPELREGIANYLHSRFAVTYNPADQIIATVGGSEAIDLALRALIAPGDEILIPEPCYISYSPITAIGGGIPVGIETFGENNFKLTAADLEAKITPRSKILILCYPSNPTGAIMTREDWEPIAKVVEKHDLIVISDEIYAELTYGSNHVSFPSLPGMMDRTILVSGFSKAFAMTGWRMGYACGHPDLIAAMLKIHQYTVMCAPSMGQVAALEALTNGMEEKDRMTDSYNQRRRLIVKGLRDAGLDCHEPQGAFYAFPSIQRTGLTSDQFAQRLLMEYKVAAVPGSVFGLGGEGYLRCSYATSVAQLNEAVERIGAFVLQLEKERTE is encoded by the coding sequence ATGATCACGAATAATCAGAAGCAGACCGGAGAATCAGATAAATCTATGAATTCCTATCTGGCGCCGCTGGTTCAGCAGATCCAGCCGTCAGGTATCCGCAAGTTTTTTGATCTGGCCGCAGGCAGCAAGGATATTATTTCACTTGGTGTCGGCGAACCCGATTTCAAGACTCCATGGCATGTCAGGGAAGCGTGCGTTTATTCCCTGGAGAGAGGCTTTACCGGTTATACCTCTAATGCCGGAATGCCGGAGCTGCGTGAAGGAATTGCGAATTACCTGCATTCCCGGTTTGCAGTAACCTATAATCCAGCTGACCAGATTATAGCAACGGTAGGCGGCAGTGAAGCAATCGATCTGGCGCTCCGCGCCCTGATTGCACCGGGAGATGAAATTCTGATTCCGGAGCCGTGCTACATTTCTTATTCACCGATTACCGCGATTGGCGGCGGAATACCGGTCGGAATTGAAACCTTCGGCGAGAATAACTTCAAGCTGACAGCTGCAGATCTTGAGGCCAAGATTACACCGCGCTCCAAGATTCTGATCCTCTGTTATCCGAGCAACCCGACAGGTGCAATTATGACCCGTGAGGACTGGGAACCGATTGCCAAGGTCGTCGAGAAGCATGATTTGATCGTTATTTCCGATGAGATCTATGCCGAACTGACCTATGGAAGCAATCACGTAAGCTTCCCGTCGCTGCCCGGCATGATGGACCGGACTATTCTGGTTAGCGGCTTCTCCAAAGCCTTCGCCATGACTGGCTGGCGGATGGGCTATGCCTGCGGTCATCCCGATCTGATCGCCGCGATGCTGAAGATCCATCAGTACACCGTGATGTGTGCACCATCCATGGGCCAGGTAGCTGCTCTGGAGGCGCTCACCAACGGGATGGAGGAGAAGGACCGGATGACCGACTCGTACAACCAGCGCCGCCGTTTGATCGTTAAGGGCCTGCGGGATGCCGGTCTGGATTGTCATGAGCCGCAAGGGGCGTTTTATGCTTTTCCAAGCATTCAGCGAACCGGTCTTACCTCCGATCAGTTTGCCCAGCGGCTGCTGATGGAGTACAAAGTAGCGGCAGTGCCGGGCAGCGTGTTCGGTCTCGGCGGGGAGGGCTATCTGCGCTGCTCGTACGCTACGTCTGTGGCCCAGCTGAATGAGGCGGTAGAACGGATTGGGGCATTTGTCCTGCAGCTTGAGAAAGAACGGACCGAATAA
- a CDS encoding aspartyl-phosphate phosphatase Spo0E family protein has product MLMGDCYLPSYGGECCPQSGYSVTDAAAHKQSLEDEILSLRSRMEQIFVQEKSFTSELVIEISCLLDLKINEYMKGIYRRI; this is encoded by the coding sequence ATGCTCATGGGCGATTGTTACTTACCTTCCTATGGAGGGGAGTGCTGTCCTCAGAGTGGATATTCAGTTACAGATGCTGCCGCACACAAGCAGTCACTGGAGGATGAAATTCTGAGTCTCCGCAGCAGAATGGAGCAGATTTTTGTGCAGGAGAAATCCTTTACTTCTGAGCTTGTAATCGAGATCAGCTGTCTGCTGGATCTCAAAATCAATGAGTACATGAAAGGAATCTACCGCAGAATCTGA
- a CDS encoding alpha/beta hydrolase → MVSVFKNEAGKENVLRSYNELLQGWHTEFRELDMETPYGITHCITAGNAGLPPLLLFHGVGDNSAVMWLLNIRELSQHFYCVAIDTLGGPGKSIPDTRFNKQTFDQVHWINSVADGLGLKQFYVAGVSNGAYMAYNYTVNEPGRVLRAVCMEGGMVTAPLKSMVQTLLMMFPEILMPTRKNLLKVVAKLSSPESRLTEKHPEVAEHLVLLMKNHNQQAMFVHKLQLYDQEKATAVREKLYFLLGDYNLHRKKDFTSVLDGGNFRYKVIPGSGHGINHEQPERVHREIIDFLLQPDMTAMIR, encoded by the coding sequence ATGGTTAGCGTTTTTAAAAATGAAGCCGGCAAAGAAAACGTGCTCCGATCCTATAATGAGCTTCTGCAGGGCTGGCATACGGAGTTCCGAGAGTTGGATATGGAGACCCCTTACGGGATTACGCATTGTATTACGGCAGGAAATGCTGGCTTGCCTCCATTGCTGCTGTTTCACGGGGTGGGTGATAATTCGGCGGTGATGTGGCTGTTGAACATCCGGGAGCTATCTCAGCATTTTTATTGTGTAGCAATTGATACCTTGGGCGGACCCGGCAAAAGCATTCCTGACACCAGGTTCAATAAGCAAACCTTTGACCAGGTTCATTGGATTAACAGTGTTGCTGACGGGCTGGGACTTAAGCAGTTTTATGTTGCCGGTGTGTCGAACGGAGCTTATATGGCTTATAACTATACGGTTAACGAGCCGGGAAGAGTCCTGAGAGCCGTCTGTATGGAAGGGGGAATGGTCACTGCGCCGCTCAAATCCATGGTTCAGACGCTGCTGATGATGTTTCCGGAAATTTTGATGCCCACCCGCAAAAATCTGCTTAAGGTCGTTGCCAAGCTCAGCTCGCCGGAATCCCGTCTGACCGAGAAGCATCCGGAAGTTGCAGAACATCTGGTGCTTCTAATGAAGAATCATAATCAGCAGGCGATGTTTGTCCATAAGCTTCAGCTTTACGATCAGGAGAAAGCAACGGCAGTAAGAGAGAAGCTGTATTTTCTGCTGGGCGATTACAACTTGCACCGCAAGAAGGATTTTACAAGCGTGCTGGACGGCGGGAATTTCCGCTACAAGGTCATTCCAGGCTCGGGCCATGGCATCAATCATGAGCAGCCGGAGCGCGTGCACCGGGAGATCATTGATTTTCTGCTTCAGCCTGATATGACGGCAATGATCCGCTGA
- a CDS encoding cob(I)yrinic acid a,c-diamide adenosyltransferase, which yields MAIYTRTGDQGETSVIGGRVGKDDVRVEAYGTIDELNSFVGQARSLMDDDRFSDVREQLLEIQHELFDCGTDLAFVQLSESKYHVKSEMAIRLEGWIDQLQAENPLLERFILPGGSQLSSVLHVCRTVCRRAERRAVTLGRSADINPEAVIYLNRLSDYFFALARTANTRLGVADVEYVRSKKVFRN from the coding sequence ATGGCGATTTATACGCGTACGGGGGATCAAGGGGAAACCTCAGTCATCGGCGGCCGGGTAGGCAAGGATGATGTCCGGGTCGAGGCCTACGGGACGATTGATGAGCTGAACAGCTTTGTCGGCCAGGCCCGCAGCCTGATGGACGACGACAGATTCAGCGATGTGCGGGAGCAGCTGCTGGAGATTCAGCACGAGCTGTTCGACTGCGGTACGGATCTGGCTTTTGTACAGCTGAGCGAGAGTAAATATCATGTTAAAAGCGAAATGGCTATCCGCCTCGAAGGCTGGATTGATCAGCTGCAGGCGGAGAATCCGCTGCTGGAGCGGTTCATCCTGCCGGGCGGCAGCCAGCTGTCCTCGGTGCTGCATGTCTGCCGCACCGTCTGCCGGCGGGCAGAGCGCCGGGCAGTGACGCTTGGACGCAGCGCGGATATTAATCCGGAAGCGGTCATCTACCTGAACCGGCTGTCGGACTATTTCTTTGCGCTGGCTCGGACGGCAAATACAAGGCTGGGGGTTGCTGACGTGGAGTATGTACGCAGCAAAAAGGTATTCCGCAACTAA
- a CDS encoding RluA family pseudouridine synthase: MSSYYPPITYIVPPSEDGWLLKTILQKRMDVSRKLLSRLKMTEQGIMLNGERVYISVKVSSGDRVEIRMERETSEDILPQDIPFDILYEDEHLLVVNKAAGIIVHPTHGHYTDTLANGVVHYWAAKGEQYRFRPVHRLDQETSGVLVIAKNPYSHQHISEQMIAGTVDKRYAAFVHGVPAAPAGDIDGPIDRDPAEPHRRIVTPDGYPSLTRYEVKESYSGRAARVELKLETGRTHQIRVHMSSIGCPLIGDGMYRHPLYRHVPPAAGCGTPDAAGHELPAASGLAPEQAAQLAGIAGLDAAIPRQALHAVRLSFKHPIGLAELLFEAPLPPDMALLEQKLRQK; encoded by the coding sequence ATGAGCAGCTACTATCCGCCGATTACCTATATTGTGCCGCCGTCTGAGGACGGCTGGCTGCTCAAAACCATTCTGCAGAAGCGCATGGATGTTTCCCGTAAGCTTTTGTCAAGGCTGAAGATGACCGAGCAGGGTATTATGCTGAACGGGGAAAGGGTCTACATCAGCGTTAAAGTCAGCAGCGGGGACCGGGTGGAGATCCGGATGGAGCGGGAAACGTCGGAGGATATTCTGCCGCAGGATATCCCCTTTGACATTCTCTATGAAGACGAGCACCTGCTGGTAGTCAACAAAGCGGCAGGCATTATTGTTCATCCGACACACGGACACTATACCGATACGCTGGCCAACGGAGTGGTGCACTACTGGGCGGCCAAAGGAGAGCAGTACCGCTTCCGGCCGGTCCACCGGCTGGACCAGGAGACCTCCGGCGTGCTGGTCATTGCCAAAAATCCCTACAGCCACCAGCATATCTCCGAGCAGATGATCGCCGGCACGGTGGACAAGCGGTATGCTGCCTTCGTGCATGGAGTTCCTGCTGCGCCGGCCGGTGATATCGATGGTCCCATAGACCGGGACCCTGCAGAGCCGCACCGGCGGATTGTGACGCCGGACGGCTACCCATCCTTGACCCGGTATGAGGTCAAGGAAAGCTATAGCGGCCGTGCCGCCAGGGTCGAGCTGAAGCTGGAGACCGGCCGCACCCACCAGATCCGGGTGCACATGAGCTCGATCGGCTGTCCGCTGATCGGCGACGGCATGTACCGGCACCCGTTGTACCGGCATGTGCCGCCTGCAGCTGGCTGCGGGACACCTGATGCTGCCGGGCATGAGCTGCCGGCAGCATCAGGGCTGGCGCCGGAGCAAGCGGCGCAGCTCGCCGGCATAGCCGGGCTGGACGCAGCGATCCCGCGCCAGGCGCTGCATGCGGTGCGGCTGTCGTTCAAGCACCCGATCGGGCTCGCCGAACTGCTCTTTGAAGCGCCGCTGCCGCCGGATATGGCACTGCTGGAGCAGAAGCTGCGGCAAAAATAA
- a CDS encoding arsenate reductase family protein, which translates to MSHLKVYQYPKCSTCRSAVKWLKEQGHELELQHIAEQPPTVEELRVLVANSGLPLKKFFNTSGEVYKELGLKDKLAGLSEDEQLELLSQHGMLIKRPIVTDGKKVTVGYKEAQYGEAWSNA; encoded by the coding sequence ATGAGTCACTTAAAAGTCTATCAATACCCGAAATGCAGTACCTGCCGCAGCGCGGTTAAATGGCTGAAGGAACAGGGGCATGAGCTTGAGCTGCAGCATATTGCCGAACAGCCGCCTACAGTGGAGGAGCTTCGCGTGCTTGTGGCGAACAGCGGGCTGCCGCTGAAAAAGTTTTTTAATACGAGTGGTGAAGTGTACAAAGAGCTTGGTTTGAAGGACAAGCTGGCCGGACTGAGCGAAGACGAGCAGCTGGAATTGCTGTCACAGCACGGAATGCTGATCAAGCGTCCCATAGTTACGGACGGCAAGAAGGTTACAGTCGGCTATAAAGAAGCGCAATACGGCGAAGCCTGGAGCAACGCCTGA
- a CDS encoding 5'-3' exonuclease H3TH domain-containing protein has translation MSSETTGRVMIVDGMALLFRAFYATSYGGYIRKTKAGLPTNAVYGFLQYFFDAVSTFEPSHVVCCWDMGKGTFRTEKYDGYKSNRIDAPLELIPQFDLVKEVVAELGVPNIGLAGYEADDCIGTLAACYGDESEVYILTGDHDMLQLVTDNVKVIIMKKGRSNYKVYDPAELLEEKGLTPRQVIDLKGFMGDTSDNYPGVKGIGEKTALKLLAEYGSVEGVIENLEALPKGVRSKIEADLDMLHLSRELAEIRCDVPIVCTLAECLWELQRDTAVRKFQELEFGSLMHLIGGIAEVRDERGIVQIELGDLG, from the coding sequence ATGAGTTCAGAAACAACGGGCCGGGTAATGATCGTCGATGGAATGGCTCTGCTGTTCCGGGCCTTTTATGCGACCTCTTATGGAGGCTATATCCGCAAAACCAAGGCCGGGCTTCCGACCAATGCGGTGTACGGGTTTTTGCAGTATTTTTTCGACGCGGTAAGCACGTTTGAGCCTTCCCATGTGGTCTGCTGCTGGGATATGGGCAAAGGGACCTTCCGTACTGAGAAATATGACGGATACAAATCGAACCGGATCGATGCCCCGCTGGAGCTGATCCCGCAGTTTGATCTGGTCAAAGAAGTGGTGGCTGAGCTTGGCGTACCGAATATCGGACTGGCCGGCTACGAGGCAGATGACTGCATCGGGACGCTGGCTGCCTGCTACGGCGATGAGTCCGAGGTTTATATTCTGACCGGTGACCACGATATGCTGCAGCTCGTCACGGATAACGTCAAGGTCATTATTATGAAAAAAGGCCGTTCCAACTATAAAGTTTACGATCCGGCTGAGCTGCTGGAGGAAAAGGGCCTTACGCCGCGACAGGTTATCGACCTTAAGGGCTTCATGGGCGATACGAGCGACAATTATCCTGGTGTAAAAGGTATCGGGGAAAAAACAGCCCTCAAGCTGCTGGCCGAATACGGCAGTGTAGAGGGCGTAATTGAGAATCTGGAAGCTCTGCCTAAGGGCGTCCGTTCCAAAATCGAAGCCGATCTCGATATGCTGCATCTCTCACGCGAGCTGGCAGAAATCCGCTGCGATGTACCGATCGTCTGCACATTAGCAGAATGCCTCTGGGAGCTGCAGCGCGACACGGCAGTCCGCAAATTTCAGGAGCTGGAGTTCGGCAGCCTGATGCATCTGATCGGCGGGATCGCCGAGGTGCGCGACGAACGCGGAATTGTGCAGATTGAGCTGGGGGATTTGGGTTAA
- a CDS encoding peptide deformylase, which translates to MIRAICKDMAILSRKSVPATREDVQVLDDLLDTLRANADGCVGLAANMIGVNKRIIAFSIGPVNIGMINPVITKRNRPYDTEEGCLSLEGVRQTKRYESIEVEFLDRNFKQHKQIFTDFTAQIIQHEVDHCEGIII; encoded by the coding sequence ATGATTAGAGCTATTTGCAAAGATATGGCCATTTTGAGCCGGAAGTCCGTTCCGGCTACCAGGGAAGATGTACAGGTGCTGGATGACCTGCTGGATACACTGCGCGCCAATGCAGACGGTTGCGTCGGTCTGGCGGCGAACATGATCGGTGTAAACAAGCGGATTATTGCTTTCAGCATCGGGCCGGTCAACATTGGGATGATTAATCCGGTCATTACCAAACGTAACCGCCCCTATGATACAGAGGAAGGCTGCCTGTCCCTTGAAGGCGTACGGCAAACCAAGCGTTACGAGTCCATTGAGGTCGAATTCCTGGACCGCAACTTCAAGCAGCACAAGCAGATCTTTACCGACTTCACAGCGCAGATCATTCAGCATGAGGTCGATCACTGCGAGGGAATCATTATTTAG